The proteins below are encoded in one region of Tachypleus tridentatus isolate NWPU-2018 chromosome 4, ASM421037v1, whole genome shotgun sequence:
- the LOC143249013 gene encoding uncharacterized protein LOC143249013 isoform X2, producing MVKMDTSHETVKILTEKLDVMVNQGHHLEKQDVEAVVDGICQENLLEVDITHFLQIICGHVKDFKVTMSLEETCKSFEKSSNKIVLEQDIYKKDEDASMIPEGERWNIMMWLDKQSDDNENAEKSERDKFSDGTCASSKTE from the exons ATGGTGAAGATGGACACGTCTCACGAGACTGTAAAAATCCTGACAGAAAAGTTGGACGTGATG GTAAATCAAGGTCACCACCTTGAAAAACAAGATGTTGAAGCAGTTGTGGATGGAATCTGCCAGGAAAACCTACTAGAAGTGGATATTACTCATTTTTTACAGATTATCTGTGGGCATGTAAAAGACTTCAAGGTTACAATGTCTCTGGAAGAGACTTGCAAGTCATTTGAAAAGAGTTCCAACAAAATTGTTTTGGAGCAGGATATATACAAGAAAGATGAAGATGCCAGTATGATACCAGAAGGAGAAAG GTGGAATATAATGATGTGGCTGGATAAACAATCAGATGATAATGAAAATGCAGAGAAGAGTGAAAGAGACAAATTCTCAGATGGAACTTGTGCCTCATCAAAAACTGAATG A
- the LOC143249013 gene encoding uncharacterized protein LOC143249013 isoform X1: MVKMDTSHETVKILTEKLDVMVNQGHHLEKQDVEAVVDGICQENLLEVDITHFLQIICGHVKDFKVTMSLEETCKSFEKSSNKIVLEQDIYKKDEDASMIPEGERWNIMMWLDKQSDDNENAEKSERDKFSDGTCASSKTEWHDLFL; encoded by the exons ATGGTGAAGATGGACACGTCTCACGAGACTGTAAAAATCCTGACAGAAAAGTTGGACGTGATG GTAAATCAAGGTCACCACCTTGAAAAACAAGATGTTGAAGCAGTTGTGGATGGAATCTGCCAGGAAAACCTACTAGAAGTGGATATTACTCATTTTTTACAGATTATCTGTGGGCATGTAAAAGACTTCAAGGTTACAATGTCTCTGGAAGAGACTTGCAAGTCATTTGAAAAGAGTTCCAACAAAATTGTTTTGGAGCAGGATATATACAAGAAAGATGAAGATGCCAGTATGATACCAGAAGGAGAAAG GTGGAATATAATGATGTGGCTGGATAAACAATCAGATGATAATGAAAATGCAGAGAAGAGTGAAAGAGACAAATTCTCAGATGGAACTTGTGCCTCATCAAAAACTGAATGGcatgatttatttttgtag